One genomic window of Mesoplodon densirostris isolate mMesDen1 chromosome 14, mMesDen1 primary haplotype, whole genome shotgun sequence includes the following:
- the LOC132501370 gene encoding uncharacterized protein C2orf78-like, with protein MPLKSSVFASACRRPTWLSEHSMLRLLLDDIKLLDRPKLQSYKYRQQPKRCALRFWPSWQLKESARSPALYPRTDLTQVLYGQLLRRGHRKKAVMGALTSMMSRSSGSAVVTVTVSVARGQPVPPTTPSCVPNCSTEQTVRAWELHEQSETLKITMVINSQNCHNPSVLGTLNSLQHSLPVVSNAASLTASVCNFSRVSAPAVSSASATATSFQTHMGSAYLHQHSSTTMLSGVTDQSQISTSAASYPGVFEWGITGSTEKNSSSLGDFTLALTDQHTAASSMFMAAQYDKTADTNNMAPLYPSLSASLAQGTPSQIPNQGHSLSLPYQEGSQVYYYNHGTLGSLLYGELGSCLQSYGSVSYTGSRASVQPEMVMVLKEIQPTNILPPASTSGIYYPVSAHHITETSFQGMETSLVMKTSLGWQPPIQTFCVTQTQELPESCRSRSIQILERNPPPELGDISGTAPVQSASSLLALPPAPRQGQIESKNLEDITTKLSKPLDAYQIPRENQELPLLPSEIPDIHQLPGCTDPVSQEEQPGSENAHLGKDSLSLEDLGTLENGMESSSGFADTTTLAEHIHLPQLFNSLKDLHQSKGPNVIKAKDTRVIKVNQVQEKPSVIKDPSDQPGKNKHKASEPISGAPKAKIQPKNPQCLLGGEVVLCNAAVSDRAPVNTAKHSKGKPQKAASRKISKTKSHGQEKTTRTRGRKKAEEKKQSGNKVKAEEKPTIPKTKRKEHQTELIHESIKKPRTSLGMRMLESVKVFHALGKKNDKKTGLSSCRVLGNSSNPKDPQPPPAIQPWRRTPREGKSPEKTQVEAQKPDSSAEKQCPSPSQYELPPPEKVKFSAWDKPQARPAPRRPQSLASHRPAVADRAQPASSNSAQPAAASSSQPAPASLPGPAKPAQPTVTNPTQPGWTAHIHPCVPQSAAPRPAPYKTSSFASLQREPLPPAVTKRQFPPKLQTPFLLQDFSKQRRPWREPNVSEPVMSKPIELEQRPEREAMKRRAQQERENAAKYTSLGKLQVFIEREKEMAIADYYGYL; from the exons gttgcagaGCTATAAATACCGGCAACAGCCCAAACGGTGCGCACTTCGCTTTTGGCCGagttggcagctgaaggagagtgctcggaGCCCAGCTCTCTATCCAaggaccgatctcacccaagttCTCTATGGGCAgttacttag GcgaggccatcggaagaaggcggtgatgggtgctctcaccTCCATGATGTCCCGCAGCTCAGGGTCCGCAGTGGTCACAgtcactgtcagtgtggcgcgggggcagccagtgccgcccacgacgCCCAGCTGTGTCCCgaactgcagcacagagcagacg GTAAGAGCGTGGGAACTGCACGAGCAAAGTGAGACACTGAAGATCACAATGGTAATTAATAGCC AAAATTGCCACAATCCATCTGTACTTGGAACTCTGAATTCTCTGCAGCACTCTCTTCCTGTGGTGAGCAATGCAGCTTCCCTAACAGCAAGTGTCTGCAACTTCTCCAGAGTCTCTGCTCCTGCCGTCAGTTCGGCATCAGCTACGGCCACCTCTTTCCAGACACACATGGGTAGTGCCTACCTTCACCAACATTCTAGCACAACTATGTTATCTGGAGTTACTGACCAGAGCCAGATCTCCACTTCAGCTGCTTCCTATCCAGGTGTTTTTGAGTGGGGCATCACAGGAAGCACTGAAAAGAATTCTTCTTCACTCGGAGACTTTACTCTGGCACTCACTGACCAGCACACAGCTGCTTCCTCCATGTTTATGGCAGCCCAGTATGATAAAACTGCAGACACCAATAACATGGCCCCTCTATATCCATCACTTTCTGCCAGCCTTGCTCAGGGAACACCATCTCAGATTCCAAATCAGGGACATAGCCTGTCACTTCCCTACCAGGAAGGAAGCCAGGTATATTACTATAACCACGGCACACTGGGGTCTTTACTGTATGGAGAACTTGGCTCCTGCCTGCAGTCCTATGGTTCTGTGTCATACACAGGAAGTAGGGCCTCTGTGCAACCAGAAATGGTAATGGTACTAAAGGAGATTCAGCCCACCAATATCTTACCACCAGCTTCCACCTCTGGAATCTACTACCCTGTGTCTGCTCACCACATCACAGAAACAAGTTTTCAAG ggatggagacttccctggtgatgaaaACTTCCCTGGGATGGCAACCTCCAATCCAGACATTTTGTGTGACACAAACTCAAGAACTCCCCGAGTCCTGCAGGAGCAGAAGTATTCAGATACTTGAGAGAAATCCACCACCCGAACTTGGGGACATTTCAGGGACAGCTCCAGTCCAGAGTGCCAGTAGTCTCCTGGCCCTGCCTCCAGCTCCAAGGCAGGGACAAATAGAGAGTAAGAACTTGGAGGATATTACAACCAAGCTTTCAAAGCCTCTGGATGCCTACCAGATCCCAAGAGAAAACCAAGAGCTTCCACTACTCCCTTCAGAAATCCCTGATATTCACCAGCTCCCGGGCTGCACTGACCCCGTCAGCCAAGAGGAGCAGCCTGGTTCTGAAAACGCTCATCTGGGAAAGGACAGCCTGAGTCTTGAGGACCTAGGGACACTTGAAAATGGGATGGAATCTAGCAGTGGTTTTGCAGACACTACTACACTGGCGGAGCATATTCACCTTCCCCAGCTCTTTAATTCATTGAAAGATCTTCATCAATCCAAAGGTCCCAACGTGATCAAAGCCAAAGACACCAGGGTCATTAAAGTGAATCAGGTGCAGGAAAAGCCAAGTGTCATAAAGGATCCCTCTGATCAACCCGGGAAGAACAAACATAAAGCCTCTGAGCCTATCAGTGGTGCTCCCAAGGCCAAGATCCAGCCCAAGAATCCACAGTGCCTGTTAGGGGGAGAAGTGGTTCTATGCAATGCTGCAGTCAGTGACAGGGCTCCTGTGAACACGGCCAAGCATTctaaaggcaaacctcagaaagCTGCATCCAGAAAGATCAGCAAAACTAAGAGCCACGGGCAGGAAAAgaccacaaggaccagaggaagaaagaaggctgAAGAGAAGAAGCAGTCAGGGAACAAAgtcaaggcagaagagaagccaacaaTTCCCAAGACGAAGCGAAAGGAACACCAAACTGAGCTTATCCACGAGAGCATTAAAAAGCCTCGAACCTCCCTAGGCATGCGCATGCTGGAGTCTGTGAAGGTTTTTCATGCACTGGGGAAGAAGAATGATAAGAAAACTGGGCTCTCTTCCTGTCGGGTCTTGGGAAATTCAAGCAACCCTAAAGACCCCCAGCCACCCCCAGCTATCCAGCCATGGCGGCGTACCCCACGTGAGGGTAAGAGTCCTGAGAAAACTCAAGTCGAAGCCCAGAAACCAGACAGCAGTGCTGAAAAACAGTGTCCATCTCCATCCCAGTATGAGCTGCCTCCACCTGAGAAGGTCAAGTTTTCTGCCTGGGACAAGCCTCAAGCTCGACCTGCTCCTCGGAGGCCACAGTCTCTGGCCTCACATCGGCCTGCTGTGGCGGACCGTGCCCAGCCTGCTTCTTCTAACTCAGCTCAACCTGCTGCAGCCAGTTCATCCCAGCCAGCTCCTGCCTCTTTGCCAGGTCCTGCCAAACCAGCTCAGCCAACTGTGACCAACCCAACCCAACCGGGTTGGACCGCCCATATCCATCCTTGTGTCCCTCAGTCTGCTGCTCCTAGGCCTGCACCCTACAAAACTTCATCTTTCGCTTCTCTCCAGCGGGAGCCTCTTCCCCCTGCTGTGACTAAGCGCCAGTTCCCACCCAAGCTCCAAACCCCATTTCTACTCCAAGACTTCAGCAAGCAACGAAGACCATGGAGGGAACCCAACGTTTCTGAGCCAGTCATGTCAAAGCCCATCGAACTAGAGCAGAGACCAGAGCGGGAGGCCATGAAGAGGCGGGCTCAACAAGAACGTGAGAATGCCGCCAAATACACCTCTTTGGGGAAACTGCAAGTTTTCattgagagggaaaaagaaatggcAATTGCTGACTACTACGGATATTTATAG